A section of the Saccharopolyspora gregorii genome encodes:
- a CDS encoding GntR family transcriptional regulator codes for MQTSYGLVADTLRRKIISGEYAPDTTLPKQADLAASFDVNLGTVRRAIALLEAEGLVTPIRRRGTVVRSQPPMRRLGADRYAKSKWKHGDVVAFAADREASGRPWQATDQSNTVRRTEADDDTAAALGIEPGTEVYERARLVRDQRSPTHTLTSYYRVEDVEGTALVDPAVGPAGRGGGFAVLTAQGLEPDRITESVHARMPAPDEIAMLELPAGEPVMILERTVCTADGRPIEFARGVHAASRFHWSYTFTIPD; via the coding sequence ATGCAGACCAGCTACGGACTCGTGGCCGACACCCTCCGCCGAAAGATCATCTCCGGCGAGTACGCGCCGGACACCACGCTGCCCAAGCAGGCCGACCTGGCGGCCTCGTTCGACGTCAACCTCGGCACTGTGCGCCGCGCCATCGCCCTGCTGGAAGCCGAAGGACTCGTCACGCCGATCCGGCGACGCGGCACGGTCGTGCGCTCCCAGCCACCGATGCGACGGCTCGGCGCGGACCGCTACGCGAAGAGCAAGTGGAAGCACGGCGACGTCGTCGCCTTCGCCGCCGACCGGGAAGCCTCCGGCAGACCCTGGCAGGCGACGGACCAAAGCAACACCGTGCGCCGAACCGAAGCCGACGACGACACCGCCGCCGCGCTCGGAATCGAACCCGGCACCGAGGTGTACGAACGTGCCCGCCTGGTCAGGGACCAACGCTCCCCCACGCACACGTTGACCAGCTACTACCGCGTCGAAGACGTGGAAGGCACGGCGCTGGTCGACCCGGCCGTCGGCCCGGCCGGGCGCGGCGGCGGTTTCGCCGTCCTCACCGCACAAGGCCTGGAACCGGACCGCATCACCGAATCGGTGCACGCGCGCATGCCCGCACCCGACGAGATCGCCATGCTCGAACTTCCCGCGGGCGAACCCGTGATGATCCTGGAGCGAACCGTCTGCACCGCCGACGGTCGCCCGATCGAATTCGCCCGAGGGGTGCACGCGGCCAGCCGGTTCCACTGGTCGTACACGTTCACGATCCCGGACTGA
- a CDS encoding YdcF family protein — MLPTDLPADVRTLWDYHDLRHEPRRCDVGVGLGSHDLGVATRTAELYHEGWFPRIVFTGANAPTTVERFPRGEAVHFREHALELGVPDAAIAVETAATNTGENIDFTRALLAEQGLLHATITLISRPYQQRRAYATAKKRWPEAEFRCAATRQSLAEYVESIGDPDRVITMLVGDTQRITRYAELGFAAPQPVPTEVHEAYLRLVDAGYTGRLIPN; from the coding sequence GTGCTACCGACCGACTTGCCGGCGGACGTGCGGACGTTGTGGGACTACCACGACCTGCGGCACGAGCCGCGCCGGTGCGACGTGGGCGTGGGGCTCGGCAGCCACGACCTCGGGGTCGCCACCCGCACCGCCGAGCTGTACCACGAGGGCTGGTTCCCGCGGATCGTGTTCACCGGCGCGAACGCGCCCACCACCGTCGAGCGGTTCCCGCGCGGCGAGGCGGTGCACTTCCGGGAGCACGCGCTGGAGCTCGGCGTGCCCGACGCGGCCATCGCGGTCGAGACCGCGGCCACGAACACCGGCGAGAACATCGACTTCACCCGCGCGCTGCTGGCCGAGCAGGGGCTGCTGCACGCGACGATCACGCTGATCTCCCGCCCGTACCAGCAGCGCCGGGCGTACGCGACGGCGAAGAAGCGGTGGCCCGAGGCGGAGTTCCGGTGCGCCGCGACCCGGCAGTCGCTGGCGGAGTACGTCGAGAGCATCGGCGACCCGGACCGGGTGATCACCATGCTGGTGGGCGACACGCAGCGCATCACCCGCTACGCCGAGCTCGGGTTCGCCGCCCCGCAACCCGTGCCCACCGAGGTGCACGAGGCCTACCTGCGGCTCGTCGACGCGGGCTACACCGGCAGGCTCATCCCGAACTGA
- the gltB gene encoding glutamate synthase large subunit, which translates to MVFSAFPAAQGLYDPASEHDSCGVAMVADVQGRRSHGIVSDAMTALANLDHRGAAGAEPTSGDGAGVLLQLPDELLRSCTGFDLPEPDAAGRARYAAGIAFLPADPELRAAAVALVERIAIEEDLRVLGWREVPIAPDAAGVGTTALECMPHFATLLVEGSAGQAGLELDRLAFCLRKRAERESAREGAELYFASLSARTFVYKGMLTTEQLPLFFPDLTDERLVSAIAVVHSRFSTNTFPSWPLAHPFRYMAHNGEINTIRGNRNRMRSREALLESDLIPGDLSRLYPICAEDGSDSASFDEVLELLHLGGRSLPHSVLMMIPEAWENHAEMDPKRKAFYRFHAGLMEPWDGPACVTFTDGSLVGAVLDRNGLRPARWWRTSDDRVVLASESGVLDLDPAEIVAKGRLQPGRMFLIDTEQGRVVDDDEIKTELAEQHAYEEWLHAGQLNLGQLADREHVVQSHESVVRRQLTFGYTEEELSLLLAPMASGGGEPLGSMGSDTPQAAFSQRSRLLYDYFVQHFAQVTNPPLDAIREEIVTSVARVMGPEQNLLEPVAASCRHVVLPTPVIDNDELAKLIHINSDGDLPGFACTVLSGLYEADGGGAALAEAVERVREEASEAIRAGARVLVLSDRDSDHRMAPIPSLLLVSAVHHHLVRTKERLKVALVVESGDAREVHHIAALLGFGAAAVNPYLAFETIEDMIATGQITGIRPRVAVRNYVQALVKGVLKVMSKMGISTVGAYTAAQIFEAVGLSKELVAEYFTGTGTQLGGVELDALAEEVAQRHRRAYPDNPTDRAHRRLEVGGEYSYRREGELHLFSPEMVFLLQHATKTRKVEAYREYTAECDRLARKGGTVRGMFKFDSGRAPISIDEVEPISEIMKRFATGGMSYGAISAEAHETLAIAMNRIGGRSNSGEGGEDADRLYDDERRSGIKQVASGRFGVTSEYLVNATDVQIKMAQGAKPGEGGQLPAHKVYPWIAKTRHSTPGVGLISPPPHHDIYSIEDLAQLIHDLKNANDRARVHVKLVSSVGVGTVAAGVSKAHADVVLVSGHDGGTGAAALTSLKHAGTPWEIGLAETQQTLLLNGLRDRITVQVDGGMKTGRDVVVAALLGAEEYGFATAPLVVEGCVMMRVCHLDTCPVGVATQNPELRKRYNGQVEHVVNFFEFVAEEVREHLAQLGFRTLDEAIGQVGALRTDEAVEHWKATGLDLTPLFAEPKTPYSAVRRRVREQDHGLDHALDRTLIQLAEAALEDAHPVRLRLPVRNVNRTVGTLLGAEVTRRYGGAGLPDDTIRVELEGSAGQSLGAFLPPGVTLEMVGDANDYVGKGLSGGRVVVRPHRDSAFAAEDQVIAGNVIGYGATSGELFLRGQVGERFCVRNSGATAVAEGAGDHAFEYMTGGRAVVLGGTGRNVAAGMSGGIAYVLDLDPVRVNTAMVDVQQPTAKDLKWLHEVVRRHHELTGSTVAASLLGDWTRRSAAFSKIMPRDYARVLEAMRLARSEGRDVEEAIMEASRG; encoded by the coding sequence GTGGTCTTCTCTGCCTTTCCCGCCGCTCAGGGTCTGTACGACCCCGCTTCCGAGCACGATTCCTGCGGGGTCGCCATGGTGGCCGACGTCCAGGGGCGCCGCTCGCACGGCATCGTGTCCGATGCGATGACCGCGCTGGCGAATCTCGACCACCGCGGGGCCGCCGGCGCGGAACCGACCAGCGGTGACGGCGCCGGGGTGCTGCTGCAGCTGCCGGACGAGCTGCTGCGCTCCTGCACGGGCTTCGACCTGCCCGAACCGGATGCGGCCGGCCGCGCGCGCTACGCGGCGGGCATCGCGTTCCTGCCCGCCGATCCCGAGCTGCGCGCCGCGGCGGTGGCGCTGGTGGAGCGCATCGCGATCGAAGAGGACCTGCGCGTGCTGGGCTGGCGGGAGGTGCCGATCGCACCGGATGCCGCCGGGGTGGGCACCACCGCGCTGGAGTGCATGCCGCACTTCGCGACGTTGCTGGTCGAGGGCTCCGCCGGGCAGGCCGGGCTGGAGCTGGACCGGCTGGCGTTCTGCCTGCGCAAGCGCGCCGAGCGGGAGTCCGCGCGGGAGGGCGCCGAGCTGTACTTCGCGTCGCTGTCGGCGCGCACCTTCGTCTACAAGGGCATGCTGACCACCGAGCAGCTGCCGCTGTTCTTCCCGGACCTCACCGACGAGCGCCTGGTCTCGGCGATCGCGGTGGTGCACAGCCGGTTCTCCACGAACACCTTCCCGTCGTGGCCGCTGGCGCACCCGTTCCGCTACATGGCGCACAACGGCGAGATCAACACGATCCGCGGGAACCGGAACCGGATGCGGTCCCGGGAGGCGCTGCTGGAGTCCGACCTGATCCCGGGCGACCTGTCCCGGCTGTACCCGATCTGCGCCGAGGACGGCTCGGACTCGGCCTCGTTCGACGAGGTGCTGGAGCTGCTGCACCTGGGCGGGCGCTCGCTGCCGCACTCGGTGCTGATGATGATCCCGGAGGCGTGGGAGAACCACGCCGAGATGGACCCGAAGCGCAAGGCGTTCTACCGCTTCCACGCGGGCCTGATGGAGCCGTGGGACGGCCCGGCCTGCGTCACCTTCACCGACGGTTCCCTGGTGGGCGCGGTGCTGGACCGCAACGGGCTGCGCCCGGCGCGCTGGTGGCGCACCTCCGACGACCGGGTGGTGCTGGCCAGCGAGTCCGGGGTGCTCGACCTGGACCCGGCGGAGATCGTCGCGAAGGGCCGGCTGCAGCCGGGCCGCATGTTCCTGATCGACACCGAGCAGGGCCGCGTCGTCGACGACGACGAGATCAAGACCGAGCTCGCCGAGCAGCACGCCTACGAGGAGTGGCTGCACGCGGGCCAGCTGAACCTGGGGCAGCTCGCGGACCGCGAGCACGTGGTGCAGAGCCACGAGTCGGTGGTGCGCCGCCAGCTGACGTTCGGCTACACCGAGGAGGAGCTGTCGCTGCTGCTGGCGCCGATGGCCTCCGGTGGGGGAGAACCGCTGGGCTCGATGGGGTCGGACACCCCGCAGGCCGCGTTCTCGCAGCGCTCCCGGCTGCTCTACGACTACTTCGTGCAGCACTTCGCGCAGGTCACGAACCCGCCGCTGGACGCGATCCGGGAGGAGATCGTCACCTCGGTGGCGCGGGTGATGGGCCCGGAGCAGAACCTGCTGGAGCCGGTCGCGGCCTCGTGCAGGCACGTGGTGCTGCCGACGCCGGTGATCGACAACGACGAGCTGGCGAAGCTCATCCACATCAACTCCGACGGCGACCTGCCCGGTTTCGCCTGCACCGTGCTGTCCGGCCTGTACGAGGCCGACGGTGGTGGCGCGGCGTTGGCGGAGGCGGTCGAACGGGTGCGCGAGGAGGCCTCCGAGGCGATTCGCGCGGGCGCCCGGGTACTAGTGCTCTCGGACCGGGACTCGGACCACCGGATGGCGCCGATCCCGTCGCTGCTGCTGGTCTCCGCGGTGCACCACCACCTGGTGCGCACCAAGGAGCGGCTGAAGGTGGCGCTGGTGGTGGAGAGCGGGGACGCCCGCGAGGTGCACCACATCGCCGCGCTGCTCGGCTTCGGTGCCGCCGCGGTCAACCCGTACCTGGCCTTCGAGACGATCGAGGACATGATCGCGACCGGCCAGATCACCGGGATCCGGCCGCGGGTGGCGGTCCGCAACTACGTGCAGGCGCTGGTCAAGGGCGTGCTGAAGGTGATGTCGAAGATGGGCATCTCCACCGTCGGCGCCTACACGGCCGCGCAGATCTTCGAGGCCGTCGGCCTGTCGAAGGAACTGGTCGCCGAGTACTTCACCGGCACCGGCACCCAGCTCGGCGGGGTCGAGCTGGACGCGCTGGCCGAGGAGGTCGCGCAGCGGCACCGCCGCGCCTACCCGGACAACCCGACGGACCGGGCGCACCGCAGGCTGGAGGTCGGCGGCGAGTACTCGTACCGGCGCGAAGGCGAACTGCACCTGTTCTCCCCGGAGATGGTGTTCCTGCTGCAGCACGCCACGAAGACCCGCAAGGTCGAGGCGTACCGCGAGTACACCGCCGAGTGCGACCGGCTGGCCCGCAAGGGCGGCACGGTGCGCGGCATGTTCAAGTTCGACAGCGGCCGGGCCCCCATCTCGATCGACGAGGTCGAGCCGATCTCGGAGATCATGAAGCGGTTCGCGACCGGCGGCATGAGCTACGGCGCGATCTCGGCGGAGGCGCACGAGACGCTGGCGATCGCGATGAACCGCATCGGCGGCCGCTCCAACTCCGGCGAGGGCGGTGAGGACGCCGACCGGCTCTACGACGACGAGCGCCGCTCCGGCATCAAGCAGGTCGCCTCCGGCCGATTCGGCGTCACCAGCGAATACCTGGTCAACGCGACCGACGTGCAGATCAAGATGGCGCAGGGCGCGAAGCCCGGCGAGGGCGGCCAGCTGCCCGCGCACAAGGTGTACCCGTGGATCGCGAAGACGCGGCACTCCACGCCCGGCGTCGGGCTGATCTCGCCGCCGCCGCACCACGACATCTACTCGATCGAGGACCTGGCGCAGCTGATCCACGACCTGAAGAACGCCAACGACCGGGCGCGGGTGCACGTGAAGCTGGTCAGCTCGGTCGGCGTGGGCACGGTCGCGGCCGGCGTGAGCAAGGCGCACGCGGACGTGGTGCTGGTGTCCGGGCACGACGGCGGCACCGGTGCGGCGGCGCTGACCTCGCTCAAGCACGCGGGAACCCCCTGGGAGATCGGGCTCGCCGAGACGCAGCAGACGCTGCTGCTCAACGGGCTGCGGGACCGGATCACCGTGCAGGTCGACGGCGGCATGAAGACCGGCCGCGACGTGGTGGTCGCCGCGCTGCTCGGCGCCGAGGAGTACGGCTTCGCGACCGCGCCGCTGGTGGTGGAGGGCTGCGTGATGATGCGCGTCTGCCACCTGGACACCTGTCCGGTGGGCGTGGCCACCCAGAACCCGGAGCTGCGCAAGCGCTACAACGGCCAGGTCGAGCACGTGGTCAACTTCTTCGAGTTCGTCGCCGAGGAGGTCCGCGAGCACCTGGCGCAGCTGGGCTTCCGCACGCTGGACGAGGCGATCGGCCAGGTCGGCGCGCTGCGCACCGACGAGGCGGTGGAGCACTGGAAGGCCACCGGCCTGGACCTGACGCCGCTGTTCGCCGAGCCGAAGACCCCGTACTCGGCGGTGCGCCGCCGCGTCCGCGAGCAGGACCACGGCCTCGACCACGCCCTGGACCGCACGCTGATCCAGCTGGCCGAGGCCGCGCTGGAGGACGCGCACCCGGTGCGGCTGCGGCTGCCGGTGCGCAACGTCAACCGCACCGTCGGCACCCTGCTCGGCGCCGAGGTCACCCGCCGCTACGGCGGCGCGGGCCTGCCGGACGACACGATCCGGGTGGAGCTGGAGGGCTCGGCCGGGCAGTCGCTGGGCGCGTTCCTGCCGCCGGGCGTGACGCTGGAGATGGTCGGCGACGCGAACGACTACGTCGGCAAGGGCCTCTCCGGCGGCCGCGTCGTGGTGCGCCCGCACCGGGATTCGGCGTTCGCCGCCGAGGACCAGGTGATCGCGGGCAACGTGATCGGCTACGGCGCCACCTCCGGCGAGCTGTTCCTGCGCGGCCAGGTCGGGGAGCGGTTCTGCGTGCGGAACTCGGGGGCCACCGCGGTCGCCGAGGGCGCGGGAGACCACGCCTTCGAGTACATGACCGGCGGGCGCGCGGTGGTGCTTGGCGGCACCGGGCGCAACGTGGCCGCGGGCATGTCCGGCGGCATCGCCTACGTGCTGGACCTCGATCCGGTGCGGGTGAACACGGCGATGGTGGACGTGCAGCAGCCGACGGCGAAGGACCTGAAGTGGCTGCACGAGGTGGTCCGGCGCCACCACGAGCTCACGGGTTCCACGGTGGCGGCGTCGCTGCTGGGGGACTGGACGCGGCGTTCCGCGGCGTTCTCGAAGATCATGCCCCGCGACTACGCGCGGGTGCTGGAGGCGATGCGGCTGGCCCGCTCCGAGGGCCGCGACGTGGAAGAGGCGATCATGGAGGCGTCCCGTGGCTGA
- a CDS encoding glutamate synthase subunit beta, translating into MADPKGFLKFSRAEAPKRPYDERLGDWREVYAALSTSDQKAEVSTQAARCMDCGIPFCHSGSAGCPLGNLIPEWNDQVRRGQWDRASDRLHATNNFPEFTGKLCPAPCEAACVLAISPDAGGAVTIKRVEETIAEVAWDQDQVHPSPPESHTGNRVAVVGSGPAGLAAAQQLTRAGHEVTVYERDDRIGGLLRYGIPEFKMEKSVLDRRLAQMRAEGTKFVTGCEVGVDLTVEQLRAGHDAVVLAVGALRGRDDRTVPGRELAGVHLAMEHLVPANREVEGDGPTPLSAHGKHVVVIGGGDTGADCYGTATRQGALSVTQLDQYPQPPTRRDDDLSPWPTWPYVLRTYPAHEEAGERKFAVAVEEFVGDDEGHVRAVRLREVRVERDADGRRQVVPVSAEAEEVPCDLALFAIGFEGVEHMPLLDGLGIELSGRGTIGCGSSWETEAPGVFVCGDAHRGASLVVWAIAEGRSVANAVDAHLTGASDLPSPVHPTALPLAV; encoded by the coding sequence GTGGCTGACCCGAAGGGTTTCCTGAAGTTCTCCCGGGCCGAGGCGCCCAAGCGCCCGTACGACGAGCGGCTCGGCGACTGGCGCGAGGTCTACGCCGCGCTGTCCACTTCGGACCAGAAGGCGGAGGTGTCCACGCAGGCCGCGCGCTGCATGGACTGCGGAATCCCCTTCTGCCACTCGGGTTCCGCGGGTTGTCCGCTGGGCAACCTCATCCCGGAGTGGAACGACCAGGTGCGCCGCGGCCAGTGGGACCGGGCGAGCGACCGGCTGCACGCGACGAACAACTTCCCGGAGTTCACCGGGAAGCTGTGCCCCGCCCCGTGCGAGGCGGCGTGCGTGCTGGCGATCTCCCCGGACGCCGGTGGCGCGGTGACGATCAAGCGCGTCGAGGAGACCATCGCGGAGGTCGCCTGGGACCAGGACCAGGTGCACCCGAGCCCGCCCGAATCGCACACCGGCAACCGGGTCGCCGTCGTCGGCTCCGGCCCGGCGGGCTTGGCCGCCGCCCAGCAGCTGACCCGCGCCGGGCACGAAGTGACGGTGTACGAGCGGGACGACCGCATCGGCGGCCTGCTCCGCTACGGCATCCCCGAGTTCAAGATGGAGAAGTCCGTCCTGGACCGGCGGCTGGCCCAGATGCGCGCCGAGGGCACGAAGTTCGTCACCGGCTGCGAGGTCGGCGTGGACCTGACCGTGGAGCAGCTGCGGGCCGGGCACGACGCCGTGGTGCTCGCGGTGGGCGCGCTGCGCGGCCGCGACGACCGCACCGTGCCGGGCCGCGAGCTGGCCGGCGTGCACCTGGCGATGGAGCACCTGGTGCCGGCGAACCGCGAGGTGGAGGGCGACGGCCCCACCCCGCTCTCCGCGCACGGCAAGCACGTCGTCGTCATCGGTGGCGGCGACACCGGCGCCGACTGCTACGGCACCGCGACCCGGCAGGGCGCGCTGAGCGTGACCCAGCTCGACCAGTACCCGCAGCCGCCGACGCGTCGCGACGACGACCTGTCGCCGTGGCCGACCTGGCCGTACGTGCTGCGCACCTACCCGGCGCACGAGGAAGCGGGCGAGCGGAAGTTCGCGGTCGCCGTGGAGGAGTTCGTCGGCGACGACGAGGGCCACGTGCGCGCGGTGCGGCTGCGCGAGGTGCGCGTGGAGCGGGACGCCGACGGCAGGCGGCAGGTGGTGCCGGTGTCCGCGGAGGCCGAGGAGGTGCCGTGCGACCTGGCGCTGTTCGCGATCGGCTTCGAAGGCGTGGAGCACATGCCGCTGCTGGACGGGCTCGGCATCGAGCTGTCCGGGCGCGGCACCATCGGCTGCGGTTCCAGCTGGGAGACCGAGGCCCCCGGCGTGTTCGTCTGCGGTGACGCGCACCGCGGCGCCTCGCTGGTGGTGTGGGCGATCGCGGAGGGCCGCTCGGTGGCGAACGCGGTGGACGCGCACCTGACCGGTGCCTCCGACCTGCCGTCGCCGGTGCACCCGACGGCGCTGCCGCTGGCGGTCTGA
- a CDS encoding HelD family protein yields the protein MSNARADRGPDRTDDLAAEQQYVSTLYDKLDELRRDATKRLTDTLRETGGTPQARTERDISTTMYTDKLTQLSAVEHGLCFGRLDLDSDEVFHIGRIGLFDEEREYEPLLIDWRAPAARPFYLATAAAREGVWRRRHLRSKWRTVVDLEDEILDLDAGEQGSDLGLAGEATLLAALDARRTGQMGDIVATIQAEQDRIIRAPMNGVLVVQGGPGTGKTAVALHRAAFLLYTYREQLTKRGVLVVGPNSTFLRYIGQVLPSLGETGVLLSTAGQLFPGIDATALEPAEAAEIKGRGAMVQVLNSAVRDRQRVPREPIEVLFDREPLTIGKNLVSHARSRARRSRKPHNHARKIFRKEMVSGLTRQVADRLGRDLLDRRDLDDIGAELRADDAVTEVLDSLWPQLTPQQLLDDLLSVPKRLTTAARKHLTDQERQLLLRAPGSAWTPADAALLDELAELLGEDDTKAREEQARQEREELAYAQGVLHIMEQDEEIADEERLRVSDVLDAELLAQRHRTRSDLTAAERAAEDRTWTFGHVIVDEAQELSTMAWRVLMRRCPSRSMTLVGDIAQTGALGGAASWDEVLSPYVMDRWKLAELTVNYRTPAEIMAVAADVLDELDTDLEAPTSVRTSGHQPWTRRVPEAELAAALPGLVRDELAAVEGTLAVLLPPEHLAEVGGRIAEQVPEAEVGAQEEGLEARAVVLTVEQAKGLEFDSVLVADPDRILGESARGLNDLYVALTRATQRLGVVHTGDALPDVLAGLGGR from the coding sequence TTGTCCAATGCCCGAGCTGATCGGGGACCCGACCGCACCGACGACCTAGCCGCCGAGCAGCAGTACGTCTCGACGCTCTACGACAAACTCGACGAACTCCGCCGGGACGCCACGAAGCGGCTCACCGACACGCTGCGCGAAACCGGCGGGACGCCGCAGGCCCGGACCGAGCGCGACATCTCCACCACCATGTACACCGACAAGCTGACCCAGCTCAGCGCGGTCGAGCACGGGTTGTGCTTCGGGCGCCTGGACCTGGACAGCGACGAGGTCTTCCACATCGGACGGATCGGCCTGTTCGACGAGGAGCGGGAGTACGAGCCGCTGCTGATCGACTGGCGCGCCCCGGCGGCACGCCCGTTCTACCTGGCCACCGCCGCCGCCCGCGAAGGCGTGTGGCGGCGCCGCCACCTGCGCAGCAAGTGGCGCACCGTGGTGGACCTCGAGGACGAGATCCTCGACCTGGACGCCGGCGAGCAGGGCAGCGACCTCGGCCTCGCCGGGGAGGCCACGCTGCTGGCCGCGCTCGACGCGCGCCGCACCGGCCAGATGGGCGACATCGTCGCCACCATCCAGGCCGAGCAGGACCGCATCATCCGCGCCCCCATGAACGGGGTGCTGGTGGTGCAGGGCGGGCCGGGCACCGGCAAGACGGCGGTCGCGCTGCACCGCGCCGCGTTCCTGCTCTACACCTACCGCGAGCAGCTGACCAAGCGCGGCGTGCTCGTGGTCGGGCCGAACTCGACGTTCCTGCGCTACATCGGGCAGGTGCTGCCGTCGCTCGGCGAGACCGGCGTGCTGCTGTCCACCGCCGGGCAGCTGTTCCCCGGCATCGACGCCACCGCCCTCGAACCGGCGGAGGCCGCGGAGATCAAGGGCCGCGGCGCGATGGTGCAGGTGCTGAACTCGGCCGTGCGGGACCGCCAGCGGGTGCCGCGGGAACCGATCGAGGTGCTGTTCGACCGGGAGCCGCTGACCATCGGCAAGAACCTCGTCTCGCACGCCCGCAGCCGCGCGCGCCGGTCCCGCAAGCCGCACAACCACGCCCGCAAGATCTTCCGCAAGGAGATGGTCTCCGGGCTGACCAGGCAGGTGGCCGACCGGCTCGGCCGGGACCTGCTGGACCGCCGCGACCTGGACGACATCGGCGCCGAGCTGCGCGCCGACGACGCAGTCACCGAGGTGCTCGACTCGCTGTGGCCGCAGCTGACGCCGCAGCAGCTCCTCGACGACCTGCTCAGCGTGCCGAAGCGGCTCACCACCGCCGCCCGCAAGCACCTCACCGACCAGGAGCGGCAACTGCTGCTGCGCGCGCCGGGGTCGGCGTGGACGCCCGCGGACGCCGCGCTGCTGGACGAGCTGGCCGAACTGCTCGGCGAGGACGACACCAAGGCCCGCGAGGAGCAGGCGCGGCAGGAGCGCGAGGAACTCGCCTACGCCCAGGGCGTGCTGCACATCATGGAGCAGGACGAGGAGATCGCCGACGAGGAACGGCTCCGCGTCTCCGACGTGCTCGACGCCGAACTGCTCGCGCAGCGCCACCGCACCCGCAGCGACCTCACCGCCGCCGAACGCGCCGCCGAGGACCGCACCTGGACCTTCGGGCACGTCATCGTCGACGAAGCCCAGGAGCTGTCCACGATGGCGTGGCGGGTGCTGATGCGCCGCTGCCCCAGCCGGTCGATGACGCTCGTCGGCGACATCGCCCAGACCGGGGCGCTCGGCGGCGCGGCGTCGTGGGACGAGGTGCTGTCGCCGTACGTGATGGACCGGTGGAAGCTCGCCGAGCTGACCGTCAACTACCGGACGCCCGCCGAGATCATGGCGGTCGCCGCCGACGTGCTCGACGAGCTCGACACCGATCTGGAGGCGCCGACCTCGGTGCGCACCAGCGGGCACCAGCCGTGGACGCGGCGGGTTCCGGAGGCGGAGCTGGCCGCGGCGTTGCCGGGCCTGGTGCGCGACGAGCTCGCCGCCGTCGAGGGCACCCTCGCGGTGCTGCTGCCGCCGGAGCACCTCGCCGAGGTCGGCGGCCGCATCGCCGAGCAGGTGCCGGAAGCGGAGGTCGGGGCGCAGGAGGAAGGCCTCGAAGCGCGGGCCGTGGTGCTCACCGTGGAGCAGGCGAAGGGCCTGGAGTTCGACTCGGTGCTGGTCGCCGACCCGGACCGGATCCTCGGCGAGTCGGCGCGCGGGCTCAACGACCTGTACGTGGCCCTGACCCGCGCCACCCAGCGCCTCGGCGTGGTCCACACCGGCGATGCCCTCCCGGACGTCCTGGCGGGGCTCGGCGGACGGTGA